A single region of the Blastopirellula marina genome encodes:
- a CDS encoding PSD1 and planctomycete cytochrome C domain-containing protein, with protein MTALMVLLAVGGTTAHAADLAKPSSQDVAFFESKIRPLLIQHCVDCHGADTQESSLRVDTMSGMLGGGESGAAVIPKDPKHSLLLAAVRYDNEHLKMPPDGKMSDEQIKLLQQWIEMGAPHPDQLGSGSIQPRRAPIDMEEAKRYWAFQPIQPPLVPEAFSQQANPIDSFIAAALDKQGLQPNGPADRRTLIRRATFDLIGLPPTPDEVNAFLADQSPDAFAKVIDRLLASPQYGQRWGRHWLDVVRYADSNGLDENQAFVDAWRYRNYVIDSINADKPFDQFVTEQVAGDLLAKDSTTPSDYDATIATGFLTLGPKVLAEKDVVKMEMDIIDEQIDTLGQAFLGLTIACARCHDHKFDPISTADYYALAGIFKSTQSMQSFKTIAQYNEKVLATDQEKQQKAKLDQAKKEKQDELDKLLKEAKQKHPDSDEAAYPEELRTLLAKLRQEIASIAEQSPELPTAMAVTEGTPENLRIHVRGSHLILGQQVPRGVPLVLQRSEPLSIDDNESGRLQLAQWMVHADNPLTARVAVNRVWRWHFGTGLVPSTDNFGKLGEAPTHPELLDWLAASFVAEGWSLKKLHRQIMLSETYQRSSDTLEANAATDPDNHWYWRANVQRLEAESLRDSLLQVSGKLDTSQGESMLTVDKWKLVFDHTSKDDTSYDTQRRSVYLPVIRNNLYDEFALFDFATADTTQGDRATSTVAPQALFTLNSPLFLDAAENLADRLQQQVPDDDRARIELLYQRTLSRMPEEHEVTRLLTTIDQLEVVLQAQMDQPKAKRQAWTAACQCVLASNEFLYVQ; from the coding sequence GTGACAGCGCTGATGGTGCTGCTGGCCGTAGGTGGTACGACTGCGCATGCCGCAGATCTGGCCAAGCCCAGTTCTCAGGACGTCGCCTTCTTTGAATCGAAGATCCGACCTTTGCTCATCCAGCACTGCGTAGATTGCCACGGTGCCGATACGCAGGAAAGTTCCCTTCGCGTCGATACCATGTCGGGCATGCTGGGTGGCGGCGAGTCGGGTGCGGCGGTTATTCCGAAAGATCCCAAGCACAGCCTGCTGCTGGCCGCGGTACGTTACGACAACGAACATTTGAAGATGCCACCCGACGGCAAGATGTCGGACGAACAGATCAAGCTGCTGCAGCAGTGGATCGAAATGGGTGCTCCTCACCCCGATCAACTCGGCAGCGGCAGCATCCAGCCGCGTCGTGCTCCGATCGATATGGAAGAAGCGAAGCGGTACTGGGCATTTCAGCCAATTCAGCCGCCGCTGGTTCCGGAAGCATTCAGCCAGCAAGCCAATCCGATTGATTCGTTCATCGCGGCAGCGCTCGACAAGCAAGGTCTGCAGCCCAACGGCCCCGCCGATCGGCGAACACTCATTCGCCGGGCCACGTTCGACTTGATTGGCCTGCCGCCGACGCCGGACGAAGTGAATGCGTTCCTGGCCGATCAGTCGCCCGATGCATTCGCCAAGGTGATCGATCGCCTGTTGGCTTCGCCGCAGTATGGGCAGCGCTGGGGGCGGCATTGGCTGGACGTCGTGCGTTACGCCGACAGTAACGGCCTGGACGAGAACCAGGCCTTCGTCGATGCGTGGCGTTATCGCAACTACGTGATCGATTCGATTAATGCCGACAAGCCATTCGATCAGTTCGTTACCGAGCAAGTCGCCGGCGATTTGCTGGCGAAAGATTCGACAACGCCCAGCGATTACGACGCGACCATCGCGACCGGCTTTTTGACGCTCGGTCCCAAGGTGTTGGCTGAGAAAGATGTCGTGAAGATGGAAATGGACATCATCGACGAACAGATCGATACGCTCGGTCAGGCATTTCTCGGTTTGACAATCGCGTGTGCCCGATGTCACGATCATAAGTTCGATCCGATCTCGACGGCCGACTACTACGCCCTGGCCGGGATCTTCAAAAGCACGCAGTCGATGCAGTCCTTCAAGACGATTGCCCAGTACAACGAAAAGGTGTTGGCCACCGACCAAGAGAAACAGCAGAAAGCGAAGCTTGATCAGGCCAAGAAGGAGAAACAGGACGAGCTTGATAAGCTGCTCAAAGAGGCCAAGCAAAAGCATCCTGACAGCGATGAAGCCGCTTATCCGGAAGAACTGCGAACTCTCCTCGCAAAGCTTCGCCAAGAGATTGCTTCGATCGCGGAGCAATCCCCCGAACTGCCCACGGCGATGGCCGTCACGGAAGGCACTCCCGAAAACCTAAGGATCCACGTCCGTGGGAGTCACTTGATATTGGGGCAGCAAGTGCCCCGCGGCGTGCCCTTAGTGCTTCAACGTAGCGAACCGCTGAGTATCGACGACAACGAAAGTGGACGCCTGCAACTGGCCCAATGGATGGTCCATGCCGACAATCCGTTGACAGCTCGCGTGGCTGTCAATCGTGTGTGGCGATGGCATTTTGGCACCGGCTTGGTTCCCTCGACCGACAACTTCGGCAAGCTGGGCGAAGCGCCGACGCATCCCGAGCTTCTCGACTGGTTGGCCGCCAGTTTCGTTGCCGAAGGTTGGTCGCTGAAGAAGCTCCATCGGCAGATCATGCTCAGCGAGACCTATCAGCGAAGTAGCGATACTCTAGAAGCAAATGCCGCGACCGATCCCGATAACCACTGGTACTGGCGGGCCAACGTGCAGCGGTTGGAAGCGGAATCGCTGCGAGATTCGCTGCTGCAGGTCAGTGGCAAGCTCGATACTTCGCAGGGAGAAAGCATGCTGACGGTCGACAAGTGGAAGCTGGTGTTCGATCACACGTCGAAGGATGACACCAGCTACGACACGCAGCGGCGTTCGGTTTATCTGCCGGTCATTCGCAATAACCTGTACGACGAGTTCGCACTGTTCGATTTCGCCACGGCCGATACGACGCAAGGAGACCGGGCAACGTCGACGGTCGCCCCGCAAGCGTTGTTCACACTCAATAGTCCCCTGTTTTTAGACGCGGCGGAAAACCTGGCCGATCGCTTGCAGCAGCAAGTTCCTGATGACGATCGAGCACGGATCGAGCTGCTGTATCAACGGACTCTTTCGCGGATGCCAGAAGAGCATGAAGTGACGCGGCTGCTGACGACAATTGACCAGTTGGAAGTCGTTTTGCAAGCGCAGATGGATCAACCCAAGGCAAAGCGTCAGGCCTGGACGGCGGCGTGCCAGTGCGTGCTGGCCTCGAACGAATTCCTGTACGTGCAGTAA
- a CDS encoding Gfo/Idh/MocA family protein: MTRIALLGTGLIGRFYAQSLHGKRSRDRIQVVYSRSPDRAAAFADEFGISQHTTSWQEAIASDQIDAVVIGLPNHLHLEVVLAAAAAGKAILCTKPLGINAEEALQMLNAVEEAGVYHAYLEDLVYTPKTLKALQSVQAGAIGDVLWVRSREAHPGPHSDWFWNKQLSGGGAIIDLGCHCIEIARNFIGKEIRPVEVMCWAETQFHPVDVEDHAIGLVRYENGAIGQFETSWIFRGGMDLRDEVGGTEGTIWLNHWLRTGMEMFSSSNQSGYIAEKAETDTGWLFPVGNEGAALGYDDMFADVLTQMESGGKPQEDFYDGYVVNAIIDAAYQSVQTRQWSPVELPLWRGHTGEQKAEKHRAFDEDHDLIKSERMPDGATKYILRNKQTGELSQRIVAK; this comes from the coding sequence ATGACACGTATTGCTCTTTTGGGTACCGGCCTGATCGGTCGCTTCTACGCACAATCGCTGCACGGCAAGCGTTCGCGCGATCGGATTCAGGTTGTCTATTCCCGCAGTCCTGATCGCGCGGCTGCGTTCGCCGACGAGTTCGGAATTTCGCAGCACACAACCAGCTGGCAGGAAGCGATTGCCAGCGACCAGATCGACGCCGTCGTCATCGGTCTGCCCAATCACCTGCACCTGGAAGTCGTTCTCGCAGCCGCCGCGGCGGGTAAGGCGATCCTGTGTACCAAGCCGCTGGGGATCAACGCAGAGGAAGCTCTGCAGATGCTCAATGCGGTCGAAGAAGCCGGCGTCTATCACGCCTACCTCGAAGACCTCGTCTACACGCCGAAAACTTTGAAAGCACTTCAGTCGGTACAGGCCGGGGCGATTGGGGACGTACTGTGGGTTCGCTCGCGCGAAGCTCACCCAGGCCCCCATAGCGATTGGTTCTGGAACAAGCAACTTTCCGGCGGCGGGGCAATCATTGACCTGGGGTGCCACTGCATCGAGATCGCTCGCAACTTCATCGGTAAAGAGATTCGCCCCGTCGAGGTGATGTGCTGGGCCGAAACGCAGTTTCATCCGGTCGATGTCGAAGACCATGCCATCGGGCTGGTCCGCTACGAAAACGGAGCGATCGGGCAGTTCGAGACAAGCTGGATCTTCCGCGGTGGAATGGACCTGCGGGACGAGGTCGGTGGCACCGAAGGAACCATCTGGCTCAATCACTGGCTACGCACCGGCATGGAGATGTTCTCCTCCTCGAACCAGTCAGGCTACATCGCCGAGAAAGCCGAGACCGATACCGGCTGGCTCTTCCCGGTGGGCAACGAGGGTGCCGCGCTGGGCTACGACGACATGTTCGCCGACGTCCTCACCCAAATGGAAAGTGGCGGCAAACCTCAAGAAGACTTCTACGACGGCTATGTCGTCAACGCCATCATCGACGCCGCCTACCAGTCGGTGCAAACCCGCCAATGGTCCCCGGTCGAACTGCCCCTATGGCGAGGCCACACCGGCGAGCAAAAAGCCGAAAAGCACCGTGCGTTCGACGAAGATCACGACCTGATCAAAAGCGAACGCATGCCTGACGGAGCAACGAAGTACATCCTGCGAAACAAGCAGACAGGCGAATTGAGTCAGCGGATTGTTGCGAAGTGA
- a CDS encoding phytanoyl-CoA dioxygenase family protein, whose product MNQFALSEEQVAQFQTAGFLIVRSLFDSSEMEGLLAYARADQNLMGQSHVKTDASGKETRLTVRNDLDEASLYTAIVHSHRVAVTMQTLLGDEVYHYHHKMMLKQPKTGGAWEWHQDYGYWYENGCLYPDMGSCMIAVDKATKANGCLQVLSGTHHLGRVNHVKIGDQTGADPQRVEAAIQRHELVYCEMSPGDAVFFHSNLLHRSDENVSDDPRWSLICCYNTRHNDPIVTGGRHPNYSPLEIWPDQRVSQAIQAVSSAN is encoded by the coding sequence ATGAATCAGTTCGCCCTGAGCGAAGAACAAGTCGCGCAGTTTCAAACCGCAGGCTTTTTGATTGTCCGCAGTTTGTTCGACTCGTCGGAAATGGAAGGCCTGCTCGCGTATGCTCGGGCCGATCAAAACCTGATGGGGCAGTCGCATGTGAAGACCGATGCTTCCGGCAAAGAAACGCGTCTGACCGTTCGCAACGATTTGGACGAGGCTTCCCTCTACACGGCGATCGTTCACAGTCATCGCGTCGCCGTCACCATGCAGACACTGCTGGGGGACGAGGTTTATCACTACCATCACAAGATGATGCTCAAGCAGCCTAAGACCGGCGGGGCCTGGGAGTGGCATCAAGACTACGGCTACTGGTATGAAAACGGCTGTTTGTACCCTGATATGGGCAGCTGCATGATCGCCGTCGACAAGGCCACCAAGGCCAACGGCTGCCTGCAGGTACTCAGCGGAACGCATCATCTGGGGCGCGTCAATCACGTGAAGATCGGAGATCAGACCGGTGCCGATCCGCAGCGCGTCGAAGCAGCGATCCAGCGGCACGAACTGGTCTACTGCGAGATGAGCCCCGGCGATGCGGTCTTTTTTCATAGCAACCTTTTGCATCGCTCGGACGAGAATGTTTCCGACGATCCGCGCTGGTCGCTCATCTGCTGCTATAATACGCGGCACAACGATCCGATCGTCACCGGCGGTCGCCACCCCAACTACTCTCCTCTGGAAATCTGGCCCGACCAGCGGGTCTCGCAAGCGATCCAGGCCGTCTCCTCTGCCAACTGA
- a CDS encoding TolC family protein: MATTKRISPYGRRQQGQEQGCYEAQDQASQVRSSASLVVSCLFLSAVVLAGCRASTPSPPDYSEHVTTKARHHAQHASPAPEIDAQTRADLQMVSFEEEAQSKTEDLPTLQSVPLEEAHSVPPEEVQPAPLEVEDVLTAVQASYPLLTSAYLGRDVAAGDNIAAWGDFDLKLKGSSISRPEGYYQTYRNAVSMEKPLFSGGYLYGGYRLGEGNFPPWYGERQTNGGGEFAAGVGVPLLKDRTIDKRRAELFKAQLERQRVEPEIRAQLIEFSRVATIYYWDWVAAGQARDAQQGLLSLAQARVQSIQRRIELGDLKSITRINNEQLIAARETKLIEAERKLQNAAIKLSLFFRDPAGEPLLPHESLLPGNFPAQQLPSEADFADATDAAIASSPLLAEMDWKIRQTRIDLQQAENTLLPKLDAQLYASKDIGEPTSSKGDKTPFELELGLFGEVPLQRREAYGKLTSTQAKLQQLSAKRQFTEDKTVAAVQDAVSALLNAHARIRRAEQNVRLADEALQLARIQFNEGDIDLVELNIYEQATTDARLIDISAKADFFKATADYQAALNITP; the protein is encoded by the coding sequence ATGGCGACAACTAAACGGATTTCCCCCTACGGCCGCCGACAGCAAGGCCAAGAGCAAGGATGCTACGAAGCCCAAGATCAAGCTTCCCAAGTAAGATCTTCGGCCTCGCTGGTTGTCTCCTGCTTGTTTCTGTCGGCCGTGGTGCTGGCCGGGTGTCGCGCGTCCACACCGAGCCCGCCTGACTACTCGGAACACGTCACCACCAAGGCCAGGCATCACGCTCAGCATGCCTCCCCTGCCCCGGAGATTGATGCTCAAACGCGGGCCGATCTGCAAATGGTCTCGTTCGAGGAAGAGGCCCAGTCAAAAACAGAAGACCTGCCTACACTGCAGTCGGTTCCTCTCGAAGAAGCGCATTCCGTTCCCCCGGAAGAAGTCCAGCCGGCACCGCTTGAAGTAGAAGACGTGCTAACGGCGGTTCAGGCATCGTATCCACTGCTGACCAGCGCCTATCTGGGGCGCGATGTCGCCGCCGGTGACAATATCGCCGCGTGGGGTGACTTCGACTTGAAGCTTAAGGGTTCGTCGATCTCGCGTCCGGAAGGTTACTATCAAACCTATCGCAACGCGGTGTCGATGGAGAAACCTCTCTTTTCCGGCGGCTACTTGTACGGCGGTTATCGTTTGGGGGAAGGCAACTTTCCGCCCTGGTACGGCGAGCGGCAAACCAACGGCGGTGGTGAGTTCGCAGCCGGAGTCGGCGTTCCGCTGCTGAAAGATCGCACCATCGACAAACGTCGCGCCGAACTGTTTAAGGCGCAGCTCGAACGACAACGCGTTGAGCCGGAGATCCGCGCTCAGTTGATCGAGTTCTCGCGCGTGGCGACTATTTACTACTGGGACTGGGTTGCCGCCGGTCAGGCCCGCGATGCCCAGCAAGGGCTTCTTTCGCTGGCCCAAGCACGAGTGCAGAGCATTCAACGGCGGATCGAACTGGGAGACCTCAAGTCGATTACCCGCATCAACAACGAGCAACTCATCGCCGCGCGTGAAACGAAGCTGATCGAAGCGGAACGTAAGCTGCAAAACGCGGCGATCAAGCTGTCCCTCTTCTTTCGCGATCCCGCCGGCGAGCCACTCTTGCCGCATGAATCGCTGTTGCCAGGCAATTTTCCTGCGCAGCAGCTTCCCTCGGAAGCGGACTTTGCCGATGCAACCGACGCCGCGATCGCTTCGTCGCCGCTATTAGCGGAAATGGATTGGAAGATCCGTCAAACGCGAATCGATCTGCAGCAGGCCGAGAACACGCTACTGCCCAAGCTCGACGCGCAGCTGTACGCCTCGAAGGATATCGGCGAACCGACCAGTTCCAAGGGAGACAAGACGCCGTTTGAGTTAGAGCTGGGGCTGTTCGGCGAGGTGCCCCTGCAGCGCCGCGAGGCCTACGGCAAACTCACTTCGACCCAGGCCAAGCTGCAGCAGTTGTCGGCCAAGCGTCAGTTCACCGAAGACAAAACAGTGGCTGCCGTACAAGATGCGGTCTCGGCCCTTTTGAACGCCCACGCGCGAATTCGCCGGGCCGAACAGAACGTTCGCCTGGCCGACGAAGCCTTGCAGTTGGCCCGCATTCAGTTTAACGAAGGGGACATCGACCTGGTCGAACTCAACATCTACGAACAGGCCACCACCGACGCCCGCCTGATCGACATCTCGGCCAAAGCCGACTTCTTCAAAGCCACGGCAGACTACCAAGCCGCCCTGAACATCACGCCGTAG
- a CDS encoding HlyD family secretion protein, whose translation MNKVGLTNMATTTQSYDDSLPALKLVQSSRWVWRLANALLVMLMLSIVGMIFVPWQQSSRGAGQVIAYAPQERQQMVTAPTKGIVSEIMPDLREGSPVKKGDLILEMEPAAANLVNQLEASLRDLDAKVETAQVKAEVYGRNVIDFTEAKTAAVSAADQLVEAAKAKWDAKRKLVPGYEAKRLQAQLNLDRQKKLFDEGLQSEKELEKLKKDLDVAEADLESVKLDVEAALGELEAKKNERIQKEREAQTKVDYAKAMQQEALGQVATANKERRDVNIKLSELQRLKIRAPRDGTLYRVEVFEQGQMLKEGDPLFTIVPEATQRAVELWISGNDVPLVHTADHVRLQFEGWPAVQFAGWPSVAVGTFGGTVASVDATDDGLGNFRVLVVPDADAENAWPDERYLRQGVQANGWVMLNQVPLGYEIWRQLNGFPPTAADSKAKSKDATKPKIKLPK comes from the coding sequence ATGAACAAAGTGGGTTTGACGAATATGGCGACCACCACGCAATCATATGACGATAGCTTGCCAGCGTTGAAGCTAGTGCAGTCTTCGCGTTGGGTTTGGCGGCTGGCCAATGCGCTGCTGGTGATGCTGATGTTGAGCATCGTCGGCATGATTTTCGTGCCGTGGCAGCAGTCGTCTCGTGGGGCGGGACAAGTCATCGCTTACGCACCGCAGGAACGGCAGCAGATGGTAACGGCCCCGACCAAGGGAATCGTCTCCGAGATTATGCCTGACTTGCGAGAGGGGTCGCCGGTGAAGAAAGGAGACCTGATTCTCGAGATGGAACCAGCGGCGGCCAACCTGGTCAACCAGTTGGAAGCTTCGCTGCGAGATCTCGACGCCAAGGTTGAAACGGCCCAGGTTAAAGCTGAGGTGTATGGCAGAAATGTCATCGATTTCACTGAAGCCAAAACCGCCGCGGTTTCCGCCGCCGATCAACTGGTGGAAGCGGCCAAGGCCAAGTGGGATGCGAAACGAAAGCTAGTACCTGGCTACGAAGCCAAGCGGTTGCAGGCTCAGCTGAATCTGGATCGTCAGAAGAAGCTGTTCGATGAAGGTCTGCAGTCGGAAAAGGAGTTGGAGAAACTGAAGAAGGACCTCGATGTCGCCGAGGCTGATCTCGAGTCGGTCAAGCTCGACGTCGAGGCCGCGCTCGGAGAGTTGGAAGCAAAGAAGAACGAACGGATTCAAAAAGAGCGGGAAGCCCAAACGAAGGTCGACTATGCCAAAGCAATGCAGCAGGAAGCCTTGGGGCAGGTAGCCACCGCCAACAAAGAACGCCGCGACGTTAACATCAAGCTCTCGGAACTACAGCGTCTGAAAATCAGAGCCCCCCGCGATGGAACCTTGTATCGAGTCGAAGTATTCGAGCAAGGGCAGATGTTAAAAGAAGGAGATCCCCTGTTCACGATCGTCCCGGAGGCAACCCAACGGGCCGTCGAACTTTGGATCTCTGGGAACGATGTTCCCTTGGTACACACGGCCGATCATGTTCGGCTGCAATTTGAAGGTTGGCCTGCCGTGCAGTTTGCCGGCTGGCCCTCGGTCGCGGTCGGAACGTTCGGCGGCACGGTAGCCAGTGTCGACGCCACCGACGACGGGCTCGGCAATTTCCGCGTATTGGTCGTTCCTGACGCCGACGCCGAGAATGCCTGGCCAGATGAAAGATACTTACGACAAGGCGTCCAGGCCAACGGCTGGGTGATGCTGAATCAGGTTCCTTTGGGCTATGAAATATGGCGACAACTAAACGGATTTCCCCCTACGGCCGCCGACAGCAAGGCCAAGAGCAAGGATGCTACGAAGCCCAAGATCAAGCTTCCCAAGTAA
- a CDS encoding peptidase domain-containing ABC transporter codes for MTLGRPTDWEDASLRGAADVLAQFAAAARVTFDRGQARRLLHEAERAIPGTDPATWGCRLVEVGESINLKVRTLDASIDRIIEFVQDGTPVAYGSENEPGEIRWRILLQARGNKVQVSEPQTETTLWLSRAALAKDLTLSGKDAKCRWIVGQPALSCQASGRPTNMPSSEGGSKPINRLISLVMPEKRDLWILLIFSAIVGLLALATPVAVEVLVNTVAFGRYLQPVIVLALLLFVFLMFAAAMRALIIYVAEVLQRRIFIRVVEDLAYRLPRVEQEEFDNHHGPELTNRFFDVVTVQKSVSSLLLDGVAIVLQTIIGMAVIGFYHPFLLGYDIVLLMLIILAVSVLGRGAVKTSIKESKAKYAVAEWLQELARHTTAFKMNGGQTYALERADDLAVHWLEARRAHFRILVRQILFVLGLQAVAATILLGMGGWLVVSGEMTLGQLVAAELIVMTILSSFAKLGKHLESFYDLLASIDKLGQLFDLSIEQHDRLFHLREGEPARMCFRNVSLANHERPVFSDLTLEIEPGISHGIYGDSGAGKSTLLSLLCGLRHPNKGGVELDDIDIRELRPDSLREHIALAGDIEIFHGTIHENIHLNRAHINARDVHDALATVELLDEFQDLPDGLNTVVQTHGHQLSRSQAARMMLARAIVGHPRMLLLDGVLDGLSDDLADRLLARLQEEKSWTLVVATARKRLAEQCDQQISLRSGGTTRNTQVNTR; via the coding sequence ATGACGCTCGGACGTCCAACTGATTGGGAAGATGCTTCGCTTCGCGGAGCCGCGGACGTGCTTGCGCAGTTTGCTGCGGCTGCTCGGGTGACGTTTGACCGCGGCCAGGCCCGACGATTGCTGCACGAGGCCGAACGAGCCATCCCCGGCACCGACCCAGCCACATGGGGCTGCCGGCTGGTCGAGGTGGGTGAAAGCATAAATCTGAAGGTGCGCACCCTCGATGCCAGCATCGATCGCATTATCGAATTCGTCCAAGATGGTACCCCGGTTGCCTACGGTTCCGAGAACGAGCCTGGCGAGATTCGCTGGCGGATCCTGCTTCAAGCCAGGGGCAACAAGGTCCAGGTAAGCGAGCCGCAAACCGAGACCACACTGTGGCTCTCGCGTGCTGCATTGGCCAAAGACCTGACCCTATCGGGTAAAGATGCCAAGTGTCGCTGGATTGTCGGTCAACCGGCTCTCAGCTGTCAGGCTTCGGGGCGACCAACCAATATGCCCTCGAGCGAAGGGGGCAGCAAGCCGATCAATCGCTTGATCTCGCTGGTCATGCCTGAGAAACGCGACCTGTGGATTCTGTTGATCTTCTCGGCTATCGTCGGTTTGCTGGCACTGGCCACCCCGGTCGCCGTGGAAGTGCTCGTTAATACGGTCGCATTCGGCAGGTATCTGCAGCCGGTCATCGTACTGGCGTTGCTGTTGTTCGTCTTTCTGATGTTCGCCGCCGCGATGCGGGCGTTGATTATCTACGTGGCGGAAGTCTTGCAGCGACGAATCTTCATTCGTGTGGTCGAAGACCTCGCCTACCGCTTGCCGCGCGTCGAACAGGAAGAATTCGACAACCACCACGGCCCCGAGCTGACCAATCGCTTCTTCGATGTGGTGACGGTCCAGAAGTCGGTTTCGTCGCTGCTGCTGGATGGCGTGGCAATCGTGCTGCAAACGATTATCGGGATGGCGGTAATTGGGTTTTATCACCCGTTTCTGCTGGGGTACGACATCGTCCTTTTGATGCTCATCATCCTGGCCGTTTCGGTACTGGGACGCGGAGCGGTGAAGACTTCCATCAAAGAATCAAAGGCAAAGTACGCCGTTGCCGAGTGGCTGCAGGAACTGGCCCGGCATACGACGGCCTTCAAGATGAACGGTGGGCAGACCTATGCCCTTGAACGTGCCGATGACTTGGCCGTGCATTGGCTGGAAGCACGCCGGGCGCACTTCCGCATCCTGGTGCGACAGATTCTCTTCGTGTTGGGGCTGCAAGCAGTGGCGGCAACCATCTTGCTGGGCATGGGAGGCTGGCTGGTCGTCTCTGGCGAAATGACGCTGGGGCAACTGGTCGCGGCGGAACTCATCGTGATGACGATCCTCTCGTCGTTTGCCAAGCTGGGAAAACACCTGGAAAGCTTTTACGATCTGCTGGCTTCGATCGACAAGCTGGGGCAACTGTTCGACCTGAGCATCGAACAGCACGACCGCTTGTTCCATTTGCGCGAGGGAGAACCGGCACGTATGTGCTTCCGCAACGTGTCCCTTGCCAATCACGAGCGGCCAGTCTTTTCGGACCTTACTCTCGAAATCGAACCAGGCATCTCGCATGGGATCTACGGCGACTCCGGTGCCGGCAAGTCGACCTTGCTGAGCTTGCTGTGCGGGCTGCGTCATCCGAACAAGGGAGGTGTCGAACTCGACGACATCGATATCCGCGAACTACGCCCCGACTCGCTGCGAGAACACATCGCACTGGCAGGCGACATCGAGATTTTCCACGGAACGATTCACGAAAACATTCATCTCAACCGGGCTCATATCAATGCCCGCGATGTACACGACGCGTTGGCTACGGTTGAATTGTTGGATGAATTTCAAGATTTGCCCGACGGGCTCAATACTGTCGTGCAGACACACGGACATCAACTTTCTCGCAGCCAGGCCGCGCGCATGATGCTCGCCCGAGCCATCGTCGGGCATCCGCGAATGCTACTTTTGGATGGCGTGCTCGATGGCCTTTCCGACGACCTGGCCGACCGGCTGCTAGCTCGCTTGCAAGAGGAAAAGAGCTGGACGCTGGTGGTCGCAACGGCGCGAAAGCGCCTTGCCGAGCAGTGCGATCAACAGATCTCGCTGCGCTCCGGCGGGACTACCCGAAACACGCAGGTAAATACACGGTAA